Proteins encoded within one genomic window of Rossellomorea vietnamensis:
- a CDS encoding class F sortase, with amino-acid sequence MKKRLLTIPLMALLAACAAEEPQTVPDTGVQSSTVEQPVQAKTPEAVEEENKIKPTFLSIPKLGLEAPIKEFGLDKNGNMELPKNGKDVAWFEPGFQPGEKGNAVLAGHVDDEKKPAVFFELKTLEPGDEIHLQGESGETLTFVVREKVAYDKDDAPLRKIFGPSEKRMLNLITCTGYFDHDIHNYVERLVVYTELVDDQTKEF; translated from the coding sequence ATGAAAAAACGATTACTGACTATTCCCCTTATGGCTCTTCTGGCGGCATGTGCTGCCGAAGAGCCTCAAACCGTTCCGGATACCGGTGTTCAATCATCCACCGTTGAACAACCTGTTCAAGCCAAAACGCCTGAAGCAGTAGAAGAAGAGAACAAGATCAAACCAACCTTCCTGTCGATCCCTAAGCTAGGACTTGAGGCGCCGATTAAGGAGTTTGGGCTTGATAAGAACGGGAATATGGAGCTTCCGAAGAACGGTAAGGATGTAGCGTGGTTTGAACCGGGCTTTCAACCGGGTGAAAAGGGGAATGCCGTTCTTGCAGGGCATGTAGATGATGAGAAGAAACCGGCTGTTTTTTTTGAGCTGAAGACGCTTGAGCCTGGTGATGAGATCCATCTGCAGGGGGAATCTGGAGAAACCCTTACATTCGTGGTGAGGGAAAAGGTCGCCTACGATAAAGATGATGCACCGCTTCGAAAAATTTTTGGTCCGAGTGAGAAAAGGATGCTCAATCTGATCACATGCACAGGTTATTTCGATCATGATATTCATAACTACGTTGAACGACTCGTTGTCTATACAGAGCTGGTAGATGATCAAACGAAAGAATTTTAA
- a CDS encoding bifunctional metallophosphatase/5'-nucleotidase: MKLKILHTNDVHSHFEAFGRAASLIKEYKDENTIVLDGGDFADFKSIELQGTKGMAAIELLRSVGYDALTIGNNEMFNGFDTLEHMAGSSPIPFISNNLYRKDKAPISGVKSSVIMEKNGLRIFITGASPDLQGFNDGLGVHISDYKNAIKEELVRHRGTYDVCILLNHVGTEADEELANELDEVDIILSAHDHQLYAQAKSVNGTVLNSAGCYGEYVGLVEVEVTNEGVELIRGETISTKPFPADQEVIDILKDNKEKAIEALSRPLYTLDWPLWHDVMEENPMANLIADGLQDMLKCDFGLINSGIVNAGAFQDISHKKLIEICPSPLNPTSFEILGKYIRKAIKDSLDAQVCLADGRGPGFRGKFVGRLHVSGAEIIHEGRRISEILIAGAPLEDEKWYSVASSDYLQRGSGYESLGHGRNEKYLPEEIRDVIRIYAERGGFIEKAQMNRWREGSNVMA, from the coding sequence ATGAAACTTAAAATATTACATACAAATGATGTACACAGCCACTTTGAGGCATTCGGGAGAGCGGCTTCACTGATCAAAGAGTATAAAGATGAGAATACGATTGTGCTGGACGGGGGAGATTTTGCCGATTTCAAAAGCATCGAGCTTCAGGGAACAAAGGGGATGGCTGCGATTGAACTGCTTAGAAGTGTCGGCTATGATGCATTGACCATCGGGAACAATGAGATGTTCAACGGCTTCGATACTCTTGAACATATGGCCGGTAGTAGTCCGATCCCTTTTATCAGCAACAATCTGTACAGAAAAGACAAGGCACCCATCAGCGGAGTGAAGTCAAGCGTCATTATGGAGAAGAACGGCCTCCGAATTTTCATAACGGGTGCATCCCCTGACCTGCAGGGGTTCAATGATGGTCTCGGGGTACATATCTCGGATTATAAGAATGCCATCAAGGAGGAGCTCGTTCGTCACCGTGGAACATATGACGTCTGTATCCTTCTGAATCATGTGGGTACGGAAGCCGACGAGGAACTTGCGAATGAGCTGGATGAGGTGGATATCATTCTTTCAGCTCATGATCATCAGCTCTATGCACAGGCGAAGAGTGTGAATGGTACAGTGTTGAACAGTGCGGGCTGCTATGGGGAGTACGTGGGTCTGGTCGAAGTGGAAGTAACAAATGAGGGAGTTGAACTGATACGTGGTGAAACGATCTCGACAAAGCCCTTTCCAGCTGATCAGGAGGTAATCGATATCCTGAAAGACAATAAAGAAAAAGCGATCGAGGCGTTAAGCAGGCCGCTTTACACACTCGATTGGCCCCTTTGGCATGATGTGATGGAAGAGAATCCGATGGCGAATTTGATTGCCGACGGTCTGCAGGACATGCTGAAATGCGATTTCGGATTGATCAATAGTGGTATCGTGAACGCCGGGGCTTTTCAGGATATCAGTCACAAGAAACTCATCGAAATCTGTCCATCCCCATTGAATCCGACTTCATTCGAAATCCTGGGGAAATATATCCGGAAGGCGATTAAGGATTCACTGGATGCCCAGGTGTGCTTGGCTGATGGAAGAGGACCGGGCTTCAGGGGGAAATTCGTTGGCAGACTTCATGTGTCGGGTGCAGAAATTATTCATGAAGGACGGCGAATCTCTGAAATCCTCATTGCAGGTGCGCCCTTGGAGGATGAGAAATGGTATTCCGTTGCCTCTTCTGATTATTTACAGAGGGGATCCGGTTATGAATCCCTCGGTCACGGCCGAAATGAAAAATACCTCCCTGAAGAGATTCGTGATGTGATCCGGATATATGCCGAACGCGGAGGGTTCATTGAAAAAGCGCAGATGAATAGGTGGCGTGAAGGCAGTAATGTCATGGCTTAG
- a CDS encoding FecCD family ABC transporter permease: MIHPDLIKKQRWLLLAFFILIVTTAFISIGLGYSSISYNRLLPTLFGEGSFKEEFILFSIRLPRIIITILAGMALALSGSILQGMTRNDLADPGIIGINSGAGVAIAIFFLFFPIDAGSFAYLLPVVAFGGALLTACLIYLFSYSKRNGIQPVRLILVGVGFSMALSGLMVILISSAERTKVDFIAKWLAGNIWGADWPFIWAILPWLVILIPYALYKSQMLNLLGLSEPVSVGVGVSINRERFMMLVVAVALAASAVSVTGGIAFIGLMAPHMAKAMVGPRNQLFIPIAILLGGWLLLLADTIGRNILQPDGIPAGIMIALIGAPYFMYLLLRRDGPHFSR; encoded by the coding sequence ATGATACACCCTGATTTGATTAAAAAACAACGATGGCTACTTTTAGCTTTCTTCATACTTATTGTCACAACAGCCTTTATCAGCATCGGCCTGGGCTATTCTTCTATATCGTATAATAGGCTCCTCCCGACTTTATTCGGTGAAGGGTCATTCAAAGAAGAATTCATCCTTTTCTCCATACGTTTACCGAGGATCATCATCACGATTCTAGCGGGGATGGCCCTCGCCTTATCCGGTTCCATCCTGCAGGGAATGACCCGTAATGACCTGGCCGACCCCGGAATCATCGGCATCAATTCGGGGGCAGGTGTCGCGATTGCCATCTTCTTTTTATTCTTCCCTATCGATGCAGGGTCATTTGCTTACCTGCTTCCGGTTGTGGCTTTCGGGGGGGCACTCCTTACAGCCTGCTTGATTTACTTATTTTCATATAGTAAGAGAAACGGGATACAGCCTGTCCGGCTCATCTTAGTGGGAGTTGGATTCTCCATGGCCTTGTCGGGGCTCATGGTCATCCTGATTTCGAGTGCTGAACGGACAAAGGTAGATTTCATTGCCAAATGGCTGGCGGGGAATATATGGGGTGCCGACTGGCCATTCATATGGGCGATTCTCCCTTGGCTGGTGATCCTCATTCCATATGCACTTTATAAATCCCAGATGCTGAACCTGCTTGGTTTAAGCGAACCCGTTTCGGTGGGGGTTGGCGTCTCGATCAACCGTGAGCGGTTCATGATGCTGGTCGTGGCAGTCGCCCTGGCAGCATCAGCCGTTTCCGTCACAGGCGGAATCGCCTTTATCGGTCTCATGGCCCCTCATATGGCAAAAGCGATGGTCGGACCGCGCAATCAACTGTTCATCCCCATCGCCATATTACTCGGGGGCTGGCTCCTGCTCCTTGCAGACACCATCGGACGGAACATCCTCCAACCCGACGGAATCCCTGCCGGCATCATGATCGCCCTCATCGGCGCCCCCTACTTCATGTACCTGTTACTAAGGAGGGACGGACCTCATTTTTCAAGGTGA
- a CDS encoding alpha/beta hydrolase, producing MKKKILWIVSSLVLFLLIGLTVAGNYFYDVAINRSNEAVELYGGTEEAVEAVSALEEEQERLEELRNWTSKRDFQTVEVQSEDGLTLRARYLENESPNGKTVILAHGYKGNSEQMPEITRFYYEEGYNILKPDARGHGKSEGDYIGYGWDDRLDMKKWIDLLINEKGQDTIFLHGFSMGAATVLMTSGEDLPEEVKGIIADSGYTSVDEELAHQLKYLYRLPAFPIMDITGVVTKVRAGYSFKEASALEQVKKNHLPLFIIHGDKDELVPTEMANRLYKAAKGLKELWIVPGAGHTEGFTVQEEEYKKRIKGFIAEAMKS from the coding sequence ATGAAAAAGAAAATTCTGTGGATTGTCAGCAGTTTGGTGTTGTTTCTACTCATTGGTCTGACTGTCGCCGGCAACTACTTTTATGATGTAGCCATCAATCGCAGCAATGAAGCAGTGGAGCTTTACGGCGGGACGGAAGAAGCCGTCGAGGCGGTCAGTGCATTGGAGGAAGAACAGGAGAGGTTGGAAGAATTAAGGAACTGGACAAGCAAGCGGGATTTTCAAACGGTGGAGGTCCAATCGGAGGATGGGTTGACCCTTAGGGCCCGATACCTCGAGAACGAGTCGCCTAATGGGAAAACGGTGATCCTTGCTCATGGGTATAAGGGAAACAGTGAGCAAATGCCGGAGATCACCAGATTCTATTATGAAGAGGGATACAATATCCTGAAGCCCGATGCTCGGGGGCATGGTAAGAGTGAAGGGGACTATATCGGCTATGGCTGGGACGACCGGCTTGATATGAAAAAGTGGATCGATCTTCTGATTAATGAAAAAGGGCAGGACACCATCTTTCTCCATGGCTTTTCAATGGGGGCCGCCACCGTGTTGATGACGAGTGGTGAAGACCTTCCGGAAGAGGTGAAGGGTATCATAGCGGATAGTGGATATACTTCAGTGGACGAGGAGCTTGCCCATCAGTTGAAATATCTTTATCGGTTACCTGCGTTTCCGATTATGGACATCACGGGTGTGGTGACAAAAGTGAGAGCAGGATATTCATTCAAGGAAGCATCGGCATTGGAACAGGTGAAGAAGAACCATTTGCCCCTCTTCATCATTCACGGCGATAAGGATGAACTGGTCCCGACGGAAATGGCCAATCGCTTGTATAAGGCTGCGAAGGGTCTGAAAGAATTATGGATCGTACCGGGGGCAGGGCATACAGAAGGATTCACGGTTCAAGAAGAAGAATACAAGAAACGGATCAAGGGGTTCATTGCCGAGGCGATGAAATCATAG
- a CDS encoding FecCD family ABC transporter permease codes for MKNQNQRIPFLYKLIGAILLFAAAFLVSVTFGAAETTVGDVFHALTFSAEGDKINILQEIRFPREVAAIVVGAALAVSGAIMQGMTRNPLADPGLLGLTAGANASLAIALAFIPSISYIGIMIACFIGSAAGAIMVFGISSLRRGGFSPFRIVLAGAAVSAFLFAIAEGIGLFFKLSKDVSMWTAGGLIGTTWTQLQVIVPLIVIGILVALFFSRQLTILSLNEEVAVGLGQRTAFVKSILFIVIILLAGAAVALVGNMVFIGLMIPHMVRAVVGTDYRFIIPISSLFGASFMLLADTLGRTINAPYETPVAAIVAMMGLPFFLFIVHKGGKGFS; via the coding sequence ATGAAAAATCAAAATCAACGAATTCCATTTTTGTATAAATTGATCGGTGCAATCCTCCTTTTTGCAGCTGCCTTCTTGGTGTCTGTTACATTCGGAGCTGCTGAAACAACGGTGGGGGATGTCTTTCATGCCCTGACGTTTTCGGCTGAAGGCGATAAAATAAATATCCTTCAAGAGATCCGCTTCCCCCGGGAAGTTGCCGCCATTGTGGTCGGGGCAGCTCTGGCTGTATCAGGCGCCATCATGCAGGGCATGACCCGGAATCCCCTGGCCGACCCTGGTTTGCTTGGCCTGACAGCCGGCGCGAATGCTTCATTGGCCATCGCCCTCGCATTCATCCCCTCCATCAGTTATATCGGGATCATGATTGCCTGCTTCATAGGTTCAGCCGCAGGGGCCATTATGGTATTCGGGATCAGCTCCTTAAGAAGGGGCGGTTTCTCCCCTTTTAGAATCGTACTGGCAGGAGCTGCCGTATCTGCCTTTTTATTTGCCATCGCAGAGGGGATCGGCCTATTTTTCAAGCTGTCAAAAGATGTCTCCATGTGGACGGCAGGTGGATTGATTGGCACCACCTGGACTCAACTGCAGGTAATCGTTCCACTTATTGTGATTGGGATTCTGGTAGCTTTATTTTTCTCCAGACAACTGACGATCTTGAGTTTAAATGAAGAAGTAGCGGTAGGCTTGGGTCAGCGCACCGCGTTTGTCAAAAGTATCCTGTTCATCGTGATCATCCTGCTTGCAGGTGCTGCCGTTGCACTTGTCGGGAATATGGTGTTCATAGGGTTGATGATTCCCCATATGGTCCGGGCGGTTGTCGGGACAGATTACCGTTTCATCATTCCGATCTCGTCTCTGTTCGGGGCTTCATTCATGCTTCTCGCTGACACACTTGGACGCACAATCAATGCCCCATACGAAACACCTGTGGCAGCGATCGTCGCGATGATGGGACTGCCTTTCTTCCTGTTCATCGTACATAAAGGAGGGAAAGGATTCTCATGA
- a CDS encoding bile acid:sodium symporter family protein → MRLLETISNLAGKYFAVWVILVAAVAYFIPAPFLSLGAYITILLGVVMFGMGLTLKPVDFQLVLKKPLPVITGVLAQFLIMPLGAFLIAYILGLPAELAAGLVLLGSVPGGTASNVMVYLAKGNLALSVAMTSLSTLLAPIATPLILLGLAGQWLPVDPVAMFLSIVQVIILPITLGLVIRKLFPGTVEKSLNVIPLISVLAIIIIVSAVVSANVANIASSGAIIFTAVILHNLFGLGLGYGTGVLMRLDEGTRRAISIEVGMQNSGLGVALATAHFGPLAALPSVIAAVWHNISGPILATFWSKKPVEVEVEEEYSRRSVTPTVR, encoded by the coding sequence ATGAGACTACTTGAAACCATCAGTAATCTGGCAGGAAAGTACTTTGCGGTATGGGTCATCCTGGTAGCGGCTGTCGCTTATTTTATCCCTGCACCATTTCTATCATTAGGAGCGTATATTACGATTCTATTGGGTGTCGTGATGTTTGGCATGGGGCTCACTTTGAAGCCCGTTGATTTTCAACTGGTACTAAAAAAACCTCTTCCTGTCATCACAGGGGTCCTGGCACAGTTTCTCATTATGCCGCTGGGTGCATTTTTAATTGCTTACATACTTGGTCTTCCGGCTGAACTGGCTGCCGGTTTGGTACTATTAGGGTCTGTTCCCGGTGGGACGGCATCAAACGTCATGGTCTATCTGGCTAAAGGGAATCTGGCTTTATCCGTCGCCATGACCTCACTGTCGACGCTGTTGGCGCCCATTGCAACACCGTTGATCCTTCTAGGTCTTGCCGGCCAGTGGCTGCCCGTCGATCCCGTCGCCATGTTTCTTTCAATCGTTCAGGTAATCATCCTGCCAATCACTTTGGGGTTAGTGATACGAAAGCTATTCCCGGGTACCGTGGAAAAAAGCCTGAACGTCATTCCGCTTATTTCAGTTCTAGCGATCATCATCATCGTTTCAGCCGTCGTCTCTGCAAACGTTGCAAATATCGCATCTTCCGGGGCGATCATTTTCACGGCTGTGATCCTTCATAATCTATTCGGACTTGGCTTGGGATACGGAACCGGTGTCCTGATGAGGCTGGATGAGGGGACGAGACGTGCGATCTCTATCGAAGTGGGAATGCAGAACTCCGGGCTCGGTGTCGCCCTTGCCACTGCCCATTTTGGTCCCCTCGCTGCCCTGCCGAGTGTCATTGCGGCTGTATGGCATAATATTTCAGGACCGATCCTTGCAACGTTTTGGAGTAAGAAGCCTGTGGAGGTCGAGGTAGAGGAGGAATATAGTAGAAGATCCGTCACTCCTACGGTGAGGTAG
- a CDS encoding threonine aldolase family protein: MGEITLIEAYKKAAHPLQGHGKRDLHVMKEALEGFDGDLDSDIYGSGKIIEDFQEKIADSLGKERSVFFPSGTMAQQIALRIWCDQKGVQRVAYHPLCHLEIHEEDGLKKLHGIEPILLADKDSVISLEDVVGLKEDIACLLLELPQREIGGQLPEYETLVAISQYCREKGIKLHLDGARLYEVLPYYGKSAAEICELFDSVYISFYKGFGGIAGAILAGDEEFTDESKVWKRRHGGDLISLYPYIISADYYFDQRFDKMDQYYEGAKELAAYLNGCKGIRTLPETPVSNMFHVFFHYPQKQIESILIGVYEETGVGLTGYVKEVSENECVFEASIGDQYKTVPKENLENMFTLLNEKLKQEHK; encoded by the coding sequence ATGGGGGAAATAACGTTAATTGAAGCGTATAAAAAGGCTGCACATCCTTTACAGGGTCATGGGAAAAGGGATCTTCATGTTATGAAGGAGGCACTGGAGGGGTTCGATGGTGATTTGGATAGCGATATATACGGATCAGGAAAGATTATAGAAGACTTTCAAGAGAAGATAGCGGATAGCCTTGGGAAAGAGAGGTCGGTGTTCTTTCCAAGCGGAACGATGGCCCAACAGATTGCCCTCCGCATTTGGTGTGATCAAAAAGGGGTACAGAGAGTGGCGTACCATCCTTTATGTCATCTGGAAATTCATGAAGAGGATGGGTTGAAAAAACTACACGGGATCGAGCCCATTTTACTGGCGGATAAGGACTCGGTGATTAGTCTTGAAGATGTTGTCGGTTTGAAAGAAGACATCGCATGCTTATTATTGGAGCTTCCTCAACGGGAAATAGGAGGACAGCTGCCTGAGTATGAGACCCTTGTAGCCATTTCTCAATATTGCCGTGAAAAGGGGATCAAGCTCCATCTGGACGGGGCGCGACTCTATGAAGTGCTCCCTTATTATGGGAAGAGTGCTGCAGAAATCTGTGAGTTGTTTGATAGCGTCTATATTTCATTTTATAAGGGGTTCGGAGGAATTGCAGGTGCGATCCTTGCAGGCGACGAGGAATTCACTGACGAATCCAAGGTGTGGAAAAGGCGCCATGGCGGTGATCTGATCAGTCTTTATCCATACATTATCAGTGCTGACTACTATTTCGATCAACGTTTCGATAAGATGGATCAATATTATGAAGGAGCCAAGGAACTGGCTGCTTATTTGAATGGTTGTAAGGGGATCAGGACCTTGCCGGAAACGCCTGTTTCAAATATGTTTCACGTCTTCTTCCACTACCCTCAAAAGCAGATCGAAAGTATTCTGATTGGAGTGTATGAAGAAACGGGGGTCGGCTTAACCGGCTACGTGAAAGAAGTAAGCGAAAATGAATGTGTTTTTGAAGCAAGCATCGGGGACCAATACAAAACCGTACCCAAAGAAAACCTGGAAAACATGTTCACCCTCCTAAATGAAAAACTAAAACAAGAGCATAAATGA
- a CDS encoding ABC transporter ATP-binding protein produces the protein MVRLCTDELNIGYGDRLIVKDLSVDLPDKKITTIIGSNGCGKSTLLKAITRIIPHHSGNVLLDGENISKGNTKELAKKMAILPQTPESASGLTVGELVSYGRFPHQKGMGRLTKKDYEVINWALEVTGTLEFKYREVDALSGGQRQRVWIAMALAQETDIIFLDEPTTYLDMAHQLEVLELLQKLNLEQERTIVMVLHDLNQAARFADYIVALKEGEIVKSGSCEEVITRDVLKKVFHIDAEIGRDPRTNKPMCITYNLLKGEDQHEKMAHSIYSAVGVTG, from the coding sequence ATGGTACGCCTCTGTACAGACGAATTAAACATTGGTTACGGGGACCGCCTGATTGTGAAAGATCTCAGCGTCGACTTACCGGATAAAAAGATCACCACCATCATCGGATCCAATGGTTGTGGAAAGTCCACCCTGTTGAAAGCGATTACCCGCATCATCCCCCACCACTCCGGCAATGTCCTGTTGGATGGTGAAAACATTTCAAAAGGAAACACAAAAGAATTGGCAAAAAAGATGGCGATCCTCCCTCAAACACCTGAAAGTGCAAGTGGATTGACGGTTGGTGAATTGGTGTCATACGGACGTTTCCCCCATCAAAAAGGAATGGGACGGCTGACGAAAAAAGACTACGAGGTCATCAATTGGGCCCTTGAAGTGACAGGGACTCTTGAATTTAAGTACAGAGAAGTCGATGCCTTATCAGGCGGCCAGCGTCAACGTGTGTGGATCGCCATGGCGCTTGCACAGGAAACGGACATCATTTTCCTCGATGAACCCACTACCTATTTAGACATGGCCCACCAGCTCGAAGTACTTGAACTGTTACAAAAGCTTAACCTGGAACAGGAACGCACCATCGTAATGGTCCTCCATGATTTGAACCAGGCAGCCCGGTTTGCCGATTATATCGTAGCGTTAAAAGAAGGTGAAATCGTCAAATCCGGAAGCTGCGAAGAAGTCATCACCCGCGACGTATTGAAAAAGGTGTTCCACATTGATGCCGAAATTGGAAGAGATCCCCGAACAAATAAGCCAATGTGCATCACATACAATTTACTCAAAGGAGAAGATCAACATGAAAAAATGGCTCATTCCATTTACTCTGCTGTTGGTGTTACTGGTTAG
- a CDS encoding PH domain-containing protein — protein sequence MVEVKKTMRFTFFEEVEVPQELYTMLIEGEKAEVAYKTVRDVAVVTNKRIMIADRQGITGEKLEVYTIPFKSIILYSSENGGALDIDAELELWTKVGKLKLSLNKKVDIRKLDRLIATNIL from the coding sequence ATGGTAGAAGTAAAGAAAACGATGAGATTCACTTTTTTTGAAGAAGTGGAAGTACCCCAGGAATTATATACGATGCTGATTGAAGGGGAAAAAGCGGAAGTCGCATATAAAACCGTCAGAGACGTAGCGGTCGTCACAAATAAAAGAATCATGATAGCCGACCGTCAGGGAATAACGGGAGAGAAGCTTGAAGTCTATACCATCCCATTTAAATCGATCATTCTCTATTCCAGCGAGAATGGGGGAGCCCTTGATATCGACGCCGAACTGGAGCTATGGACGAAAGTCGGAAAGCTGAAACTAAGCCTCAACAAAAAAGTGGACATCCGGAAACTCGATCGATTGATTGCCACTAATATCCTATAA
- a CDS encoding iron-hydroxamate ABC transporter substrate-binding protein, whose translation MKKWLIPFTLLLVLLVSACSNGSTKEEGSDSKVKEGKSDTITYQSENGPVEVPADPQRVVVLSSFAGNVMALDVNLVGVDSWSKLNPRWDKELEGVEEVTDESLEKIIELNPDLIIGLSNIKNVDKLKEIAPTVTYTYGKVDYLTQHLEIGKLLNKEEAAQKWVDDFKKRAKAAGDDIKAEIGEDATVSVIESFNKQLYVYGNNWGRGTEILYQEMDLNMPEKVKEEALEPGYFALSTEVMPEFAGDYLIVSKDPKADNSFMETETYKNIPAVKNNRVFEVNMMEFYFNDPLTLDYQLDFFKDKFLGN comes from the coding sequence ATGAAAAAATGGCTCATTCCATTTACTCTGCTGTTGGTGTTACTGGTTAGCGCCTGCAGCAATGGTTCAACAAAAGAAGAAGGTTCAGACTCAAAAGTAAAGGAAGGTAAATCGGATACCATCACCTATCAATCAGAAAATGGTCCCGTTGAAGTACCTGCCGACCCACAGCGTGTCGTCGTCCTATCCTCATTTGCCGGCAACGTGATGGCACTTGATGTGAACCTGGTCGGCGTCGACTCCTGGTCCAAATTGAATCCACGATGGGATAAAGAACTCGAAGGCGTGGAAGAAGTAACAGATGAAAGTCTTGAAAAGATCATCGAACTGAATCCCGATTTGATCATCGGTTTATCCAATATCAAGAATGTGGATAAATTAAAAGAAATCGCTCCTACGGTTACATACACATATGGAAAAGTAGACTATTTAACGCAGCATCTCGAAATTGGAAAACTATTAAACAAGGAGGAAGCAGCTCAGAAATGGGTGGATGATTTCAAGAAACGTGCCAAAGCTGCCGGTGATGATATCAAAGCAGAAATCGGTGAAGACGCGACTGTTTCTGTCATAGAAAGCTTCAATAAGCAATTATACGTATACGGCAACAACTGGGGACGGGGTACAGAAATCCTTTATCAGGAAATGGATTTAAACATGCCTGAAAAAGTAAAAGAAGAAGCACTGGAACCAGGATATTTCGCCCTTTCCACTGAAGTGATGCCTGAGTTTGCCGGGGACTACCTGATTGTAAGTAAAGATCCGAAAGCGGATAACTCCTTTATGGAAACCGAAACATATAAAAACATTCCTGCCGTGAAGAACAACCGGGTTTTTGAAGTGAATATGATGGAATTTTACTTTAATGATCCTCTCACATTGGATTACCAATTGGACTTCTTCAAAGATAAATTTCTAGGCAATTGA
- a CDS encoding FAD-binding oxidoreductase, which produces MSVKDGRLLDELREVVGNGQVTMNETVLDQHGKDESYHSPSPPDVVVFPRSSEEVRAVVKVASAHHIPIIPFGLGTSLEGHVIPYDKGITIDFSEMNRILEVREKDFLVKVQPGVTRTQLNKELKKYGLFFSVDPGADATLGGMAATNASGTTSVKYGVMRDQVRDLEVVLPDGEVIHTGNMAQKSSSGYHLNSLFVGSEGTLGCITELTLRVYGIPEHIVAARASFKQVDDAVEAVVSILQAGIPIARCELVDEPSMIQVNRFSDTDYKEKPTLFLEFHGNEAGLNQDVEFTKEIVADHQCEDIVFEEDTAARNKLWEARHNLAYAYVHGHPGRKLMVTDVCLPISELSGAVQHARKQLEELELIGGILGHVGDGNYHTSLMIDLDDPDEVKRAGVYNERIVEYAIERNGTCTGEHGVGVGKMKYQEREHGGALKVMGKIKQALDPDGIFNPHKLVHQKKEESK; this is translated from the coding sequence ATGAGTGTGAAGGATGGTCGTTTGTTGGATGAATTAAGGGAGGTTGTTGGCAATGGACAGGTGACGATGAATGAAACGGTTTTGGATCAGCATGGGAAAGATGAGTCCTATCACTCCCCAAGCCCGCCGGACGTAGTGGTGTTCCCCCGCAGCAGTGAGGAGGTGAGGGCTGTCGTGAAAGTGGCGTCAGCTCACCATATACCCATCATTCCTTTTGGACTTGGCACTAGTCTTGAAGGGCACGTCATCCCGTATGACAAAGGGATCACGATCGATTTTTCCGAGATGAATAGAATCCTTGAGGTAAGGGAAAAGGATTTCCTCGTGAAGGTTCAACCCGGTGTGACGCGGACCCAACTGAACAAAGAGTTAAAGAAATATGGTCTATTCTTCTCGGTGGATCCCGGAGCAGATGCGACTCTCGGCGGAATGGCTGCGACGAATGCCAGTGGGACGACGTCTGTTAAATACGGTGTCATGCGTGATCAGGTGCGTGATCTCGAAGTGGTACTCCCTGATGGAGAAGTGATCCACACCGGGAATATGGCACAGAAGTCCTCCTCCGGTTATCACTTGAATAGCTTATTCGTAGGGTCTGAGGGGACGCTGGGGTGCATCACGGAATTGACCCTCCGCGTATACGGCATCCCTGAACACATCGTGGCAGCACGTGCTTCTTTCAAACAAGTTGATGATGCAGTGGAGGCCGTTGTTTCGATCCTGCAGGCGGGAATCCCGATTGCCAGGTGTGAGCTTGTAGATGAGCCGTCCATGATTCAGGTGAACCGGTTCAGTGATACGGATTATAAGGAAAAACCGACTCTGTTCCTTGAGTTTCATGGAAATGAAGCGGGTCTGAATCAAGACGTTGAATTCACGAAAGAAATCGTGGCAGATCATCAGTGTGAAGACATTGTCTTTGAAGAGGATACAGCAGCACGGAACAAATTGTGGGAAGCGAGGCATAATCTCGCCTATGCATATGTGCATGGGCATCCGGGAAGGAAACTCATGGTGACGGATGTCTGCTTACCCATTTCTGAATTATCCGGAGCCGTTCAGCACGCCCGAAAACAGCTTGAAGAATTAGAGCTCATCGGAGGGATCCTTGGGCATGTGGGGGATGGGAATTATCATACCTCACTCATGATTGACCTGGATGATCCGGATGAGGTGAAGAGAGCCGGCGTCTATAATGAACGGATTGTGGAATACGCCATTGAACGGAATGGTACCTGCACAGGGGAACATGGCGTAGGGGTAGGGAAGATGAAGTACCAGGAGCGTGAACATGGGGGAGCCCTGAAGGTCATGGGGAAAATCAAACAGGCACTTGATCCCGATGGAATCTTCAACCCTCACAAACTGGTACATCAAAAGAAGGAGGAGTCAAAATGA